A part of Deltaproteobacteria bacterium genomic DNA contains:
- a CDS encoding PAS domain S-box protein, which produces MIYEPLANTPGPPAPPANSAPPVTTLASGPEATRAELREIADRLLVVRGRVFLLILLGQIPLFALGEWFFSPSAFAPLFGVKLIQAAVAGAALLALRGSDSWRYARLIALAVAAALCFTTAASNSLNHDLTLTPLLLTVLALGAATLFPWGMGPQAVAVATAGLAILWNVYAVTGTVAVAAGLPALGFGVAFLGSVYVAFEFERYRLDIERRNLSLRGYQDVVETTTDLIQCVAPDGSLTYVNRAWQQALGYSAEEARRLSVSDILHPSAAGHCVEVFGRLMAGENVGQLEATFLTKDGRTLMVEGNASCAVRDGQPIGCRAVFHDVTERKRAEEAVQASERRFRALIEGSTDAVALVAAEGTLLYVSPAGGRIFGRPAQADVGHMAFELMHPEDTPIMLDSLARLLQHPEESVNTQFRYSHSNGSWRWLEAIGQNLLAEPSVRAIVVHYRDITQRKHAEQQLAAQLAVTRILAGATTVRDALPKIVQALCGCLGCDLGAVWQVEPDNQLRCIEVSPMAPVEAGEFATQSRQLRCSPGIDLPGRVWASGAPACVPDIAADPRCSRAGAAAAAGLHGALAFPVLSEGAVSDVIELFGREIAQADDALLTTLVTIGGQIGMFIERRREEKARQQSEERYGELFENANDVIYTHDLAGNFTSLNRAAERVIGYTRQEALRLNLASLLTPESFELSARLIAGGIAGLDTRNTFEVDLIAKDGRQLRLEVRAQLVYERGTPVGVQGIARDITERKRTEAELQRAKEAAEAANRAKSEFLANMSHEIRTPMNGIIGMTELALDTALSPEQRDYLGMVKSSADALLLVINDVLDFSKIEAGKLQLDPTQFRLDHTLDHAMKALAVQADEKGLELLSHVLPGVPDGLVGDPGRLRQIIVNLVGNAIKFTQRGEVVVRVELQPARLAGCDAPVELHFSVRDTGIGIPAEKRQAIFQPFEQVDGSTARKYGGTGLGLTIASQLVDLMGGRMWVESEVDRGSTFHFTARFERCDESVNQLAAIEPEQLHGLRTLVVDDNATNRLILEEMLLNWHMEPRVVDNGRAALLAMGRAAAAGEPYRLVLLDAMMPEMDGFAVADQIRQRPELAGTTIMMLSSAGQAAASARCRQLGIAVYLTKPVRRSDLLDAILSAMANSTLVLDHPPERPPATPGASLRILLAEDNVVNQHLVARLMEKRGHQVAVARNGRQVLTLLDQGGGFDLILMDVQMPEMDGFEATAEIRCREIARDGNSQSPRVPIIALTAHAMKGDRERCLAAGMDDYVSKPIKAEELIAAVERLGLRSLQTCPPSAAGAFGGQVSPELVPA; this is translated from the coding sequence GCGAGCGGACCTGAAGCCACCCGGGCCGAGTTGCGGGAGATCGCTGATCGCCTGCTGGTGGTGCGCGGGCGGGTCTTCCTGCTGATTCTGCTCGGTCAGATCCCGCTGTTTGCCCTCGGGGAGTGGTTCTTCAGCCCGAGCGCGTTTGCGCCGTTGTTTGGCGTCAAGCTCATCCAGGCTGCGGTCGCTGGCGCGGCTCTGCTAGCTCTACGAGGGTCGGACAGCTGGCGGTACGCCCGACTGATCGCGCTGGCGGTGGCAGCCGCGCTGTGTTTCACCACCGCCGCGTCCAACTCCCTGAATCACGATCTCACACTGACGCCGCTATTGCTCACCGTTCTCGCGCTGGGCGCGGCCACGCTGTTCCCCTGGGGAATGGGCCCGCAGGCGGTGGCCGTAGCGACGGCCGGCTTGGCTATCTTGTGGAACGTCTACGCTGTAACCGGCACGGTGGCAGTTGCCGCCGGCTTGCCGGCCTTGGGCTTCGGCGTCGCCTTCCTTGGTTCGGTCTATGTGGCCTTCGAATTCGAGCGTTACCGGCTGGATATAGAGCGGCGCAATCTTTCGTTGCGCGGCTACCAGGACGTCGTCGAGACCACCACGGATCTGATTCAGTGCGTTGCCCCGGATGGCTCGTTGACGTACGTCAACCGAGCGTGGCAGCAGGCGCTCGGTTACTCTGCCGAGGAAGCGCGGCGGCTGTCCGTCTCCGACATCCTTCATCCCTCAGCCGCCGGGCATTGCGTGGAGGTGTTTGGACGCCTGATGGCCGGCGAGAATGTCGGCCAGCTCGAGGCCACCTTCCTGACCAAGGACGGCCGCACCCTGATGGTCGAGGGGAATGCCAGCTGCGCGGTTCGGGATGGCCAGCCCATCGGCTGCCGCGCGGTCTTTCATGACGTTACCGAGCGCAAGCGGGCGGAGGAGGCCGTGCAAGCCAGCGAACGGCGATTCCGTGCGCTCATTGAAGGAAGCACCGACGCGGTCGCGTTAGTCGCGGCTGAGGGAACGCTGCTGTACGTGAGTCCGGCTGGCGGTCGCATCTTCGGTCGACCCGCTCAAGCCGACGTCGGGCACATGGCCTTTGAGCTGATGCATCCCGAGGATACCCCGATAATGCTCGACAGCTTGGCCCGTCTGCTGCAACACCCCGAGGAGAGCGTTAACACACAGTTCCGTTACTCTCACAGCAACGGCTCGTGGCGCTGGCTTGAGGCCATCGGCCAGAACCTGTTGGCTGAACCGAGCGTGCGGGCCATCGTGGTGCATTACCGCGACATCACACAACGTAAGCACGCCGAACAGCAACTCGCTGCTCAGCTCGCCGTCACGCGTATCCTGGCCGGGGCCACAACGGTGCGCGATGCCCTGCCCAAGATCGTTCAGGCCCTGTGCGGCTGCCTCGGGTGCGACCTTGGTGCGGTCTGGCAAGTGGAGCCGGACAACCAGCTGCGCTGCATCGAAGTTTCGCCCATGGCTCCGGTCGAGGCAGGTGAATTCGCGACCCAGAGCCGCCAGCTCCGGTGTTCCCCCGGCATCGACCTCCCGGGCCGCGTGTGGGCCAGCGGCGCGCCCGCGTGTGTTCCCGACATCGCGGCGGATCCGCGCTGCTCGCGGGCGGGGGCCGCGGCCGCGGCCGGGCTGCACGGCGCGCTGGCCTTTCCCGTGCTGAGCGAGGGCGCCGTCTCCGATGTCATCGAGTTGTTTGGCCGGGAGATCGCGCAGGCGGACGACGCGCTCCTCACCACGCTCGTCACCATCGGCGGGCAGATCGGCATGTTCATCGAGCGGCGCCGCGAAGAGAAGGCACGCCAGCAAAGCGAAGAGCGTTACGGCGAGCTGTTCGAAAACGCCAACGACGTTATCTACACCCACGACCTCGCGGGCAACTTCACCTCTCTCAACCGGGCCGCCGAACGAGTGATCGGCTACACGCGCCAAGAGGCGCTGCGCCTGAACCTCGCCAGTCTCCTGACGCCGGAATCGTTCGAGCTGTCGGCGCGGTTGATCGCCGGTGGAATCGCCGGGCTTGATACCCGAAACACATTCGAAGTGGATCTGATCGCGAAAGACGGCCGCCAACTGCGGCTCGAGGTTCGCGCACAGCTGGTCTACGAACGCGGCACGCCCGTCGGAGTGCAGGGCATCGCCCGCGACATCACCGAGCGCAAACGGACCGAGGCAGAGCTGCAACGCGCCAAGGAGGCGGCCGAGGCCGCCAACCGCGCCAAGAGCGAGTTCCTCGCCAACATGAGCCACGAGATCCGCACGCCCATGAATGGCATCATCGGCATGACCGAGCTGGCGCTGGATACCGCACTGTCGCCGGAGCAACGCGACTACCTCGGCATGGTGAAGTCATCCGCCGATGCGCTGCTGTTGGTGATCAACGACGTGCTCGATTTCTCCAAGATCGAGGCGGGCAAGCTACAGCTCGATCCGACGCAGTTCCGGCTCGACCACACCTTGGATCACGCCATGAAGGCTTTGGCAGTGCAGGCGGACGAGAAAGGGTTGGAGTTGCTCAGCCATGTGCTTCCCGGCGTGCCCGACGGGCTGGTGGGCGACCCCGGCCGGCTGCGCCAGATCATCGTCAACCTCGTCGGCAACGCCATCAAGTTCACCCAGCGCGGCGAAGTGGTCGTTCGGGTCGAGCTCCAACCGGCGCGCCTCGCCGGCTGCGATGCTCCCGTCGAACTCCACTTCTCCGTCCGAGATACCGGCATCGGTATTCCGGCAGAGAAGCGGCAAGCGATCTTCCAGCCCTTCGAGCAGGTCGATGGCTCCACCGCCCGCAAGTATGGCGGTACGGGCTTGGGGCTGACCATCGCCTCGCAGCTGGTGGACCTCATGGGCGGGCGCATGTGGGTCGAGAGCGAGGTCGATCGGGGCAGCACCTTTCATTTCACCGCTCGGTTTGAGAGGTGCGACGAGAGCGTGAATCAACTGGCCGCGATTGAGCCAGAGCAGTTGCACGGGCTGCGCACGTTGGTCGTGGATGACAACGCCACCAACCGGCTCATTCTCGAAGAGATGTTACTCAACTGGCATATGGAGCCGCGGGTGGTGGACAATGGCCGGGCTGCCCTTCTGGCGATGGGGCGGGCTGCCGCCGCCGGGGAGCCCTACCGCCTCGTGCTGCTCGACGCCATGATGCCGGAGATGGACGGATTTGCCGTGGCCGATCAAATACGGCAGCGCCCGGAGTTGGCCGGCACGACCATCATGATGTTGTCCTCCGCCGGGCAGGCGGCGGCCTCGGCCCGCTGCCGCCAGCTCGGCATCGCCGTGTACCTGACCAAACCCGTGCGCCGCTCCGACCTGCTGGACGCCATCCTCAGCGCCATGGCTAACTCCACGCTGGTGCTCGATCACCCGCCGGAACGCCCACCGGCTACTCCCGGCGCGTCGCTGCGCATCCTGCTGGCAGAGGACAACGTCGTAAATCAGCACTTGGTGGCGCGGCTGATGGAGAAGCGCGGGCACCAGGTCGCGGTGGCGCGTAATGGGCGTCAGGTGTTGACCCTGCTCGATCAGGGCGGCGGTTTCGATCTTATCCTGATGGATGTGCAAATGCCCGAGATGGACGGCTTCGAGGCCACCGCCGAAATCCGGTGCCGCGAAATAGCGAGAGACGGCAATTCGCAATCCCCTCGCGTTCCCATCATCGCCCTGACCGCGCATGCCATGAAAGGCGATCGCGAGCGGTGCTTAGCCGCCGGCATGGACGACTATGTCTCCAAGCCGATCAAGGCCGAGGAACTGATAGCCGCCGTCGAGCGGCTGGGCCTGCGTTCGCTGCAAACATGTCCGCCATCGGCGGCAGGCGCGTTCGGAGGCCAGGTATCTCCGGAGCTTGTTCCCGCCTGA